The genomic region ATCTTGGTTTCGAGCTCCGCGAGCTCGGTCGTCGTGAACCGCATCGCATTCGCCATGGTCTGGCGGTGAATGAAGCGCGCGCGCCCTGCGTCGGTGTCGGTCATCGCCCCGGCATTTCCCGCGGTCACCTCGATGAAATAACCCAGCACGTTGTTGTGCTTGATTTTCAGCGATTTGATCCCGGTTTCATCGCAATATTGCAGTTGCAGGCCCGCAATTACCCGGCGCGACTGATCGCGCAACGCTCGCATCTCATCGAGTTCGCCATGCGCTCCTTCGCGCACGAAGCCGCCGTCGCGCTTCAAGAGCGGGAGTTCTTCCGCGAGCATCGACTCGAGTCTCGCCAGCAACGCCTCCGGCAATGCCTCGATCGCGGCATGCGCCTCGGTCAGTTCTGTCGAGAGGTTGCCGCGCGACAACAGCGCCGATATCGTCGCCGCGGCGCGAAGCCCGGCCATTATCGCCCCAAGATCACGCGGGCCGCCACGGCCGAGCGCCAGCCGCGACAGCGCGCGCGGCATATCGGGCGCGCGCCGCAAGGCGTCGCGCAGATCCGTCGCAAAACGCTGCTGGTCGGCCAGGACCTCGATCGAATCGAGCCGCATGTTGATCCGGTCGGGATCGGTCAGCGGCGACATCAGCCGCTCCGCGAGAAGCCGCGCGCCGCCGCTCGTTACCGTTCGGTCGAGGGCTCTGAGCAACGTTCCCTCGCGCGCGCCGGAAAGCGTCTTGACCAGTTCGAGGTTGGCGCGGGTCGCCGGGTCGATGAAGAGCGTCGAGGCGACGCTTTCCCGCTCCGGAATCCCGAGCGCCGGGCGCTCGGCAAGCTGGGTCTTCTCGACATAGGAGATTGCCGCCGAGGCCGCCGCAAGCTCGGCGCGCGAAAAGCTGCCGAAGCCATCAAGGGTCTTCACGCCGTAATAGCGGGCAATGCGGCCTTCCGCCGTCGCACTGTCGAATAGCACGGACGGCTGCGGCACCGCGACCCGGCCGAGCACGTCGAAAACCGGCCGGAGCTCAGGATCGTGAAAGACGGTATCCGGCAGGATCAGTTCACGCGGCTCGATGCGCAATATATCGGCGAGCAAGCGGCCGTCGGCCGTCTCGGCAAGGCGGAAAATGCCGGTCGATATGTCGATCCAGGCGAGCGCATAGGCCGGTTCCGAGCCGCTGCGGATACGGGCAAGCGCCATCAGATAATTGGATTCTGCCGGAGAAAGCAGCTTGTCCTCGGTGATCGTTCCCGGCGTCACCAGCCGGACAACGTCGCGGCGCACGACCGACTTGCTGCCGCGCTTCTTCGCTTCGGCCGGATCCTCGACCTGCTCGCAGACGGCGACCCGGAAACCGAGGGCTATCAGCTTCTGCAGATAGTCGTCGGCCGCGTGAACCGGCACGCCGCACATCGGGATCTCCTGGCCCAAGTGCTGGCCGCGCTTCGTCAACGTGATCCCGAGCGCGCGCGAGGCTTCGACCGCATCCTGGAAGAACAGCTCGTAGAAGTCGCCCATCCGGTAGAACAACAGCGAATCCGGATTGTTCGCCTTGATCTCGATGTACTGCTCCATCATCGGAGTCGCGGTGGAGCGGCTCTCCTCGCTTGCCAGATCGGACACGGAAAGGACATCGCCCGTGCGGCTCGATGGGTCTGTCACGAAATTCATGATTGTTCCAAAAAAAGAGATGTCACACTATCCGCAAGCATTTATAGACGACAATAACAAAGAGGCTGACCTCGGCGGTCGCCCACAGGAGGTTGAGGAAACATGCCGGCTACCGACAAGACCGACCGCACGATGACAAGCGTCACCGCCCAGGAAGCGCTCGATTTCCACTCACAAGGTCGGCCCGGAAAACTGGAGATCTCCCCGACAAAGTCGATGGCGACCCAGCGCGACTTGTCGCTCGCCTACTCGCCCGGCGTCGCCGTGCCCGTGAAGGCGATCGCCGAAGACCCGGCAACCGCCTATGACTACACGACGCGCGGCAACATGGTCGCGGTGATTTCCAACGGCACGGCGATCCTCGGCCTCGGCAATCTCGGTGCGCTTGCCTCGAAGCCGGTCATGGAAGGCAAGTCGGTCCTGTTCAAGCGATTTGCGGACGTCGATTCGATCGACCTCGAAGTCGATACGGAGAATGTCGACGAATTCGTCAACTGCGTGCGCTTTCTCGGCCCGTCTTTCGGGGGCATCAACCTTGAGGACATCAGGGCGCCGGACTGTTTCATCATCGAGCAGCGGTTGCGCGAGGTCATGGACATTCCGGTGTTCCATGATGACCAGCATGGCACCGCGATCATCGCCGCCGCGGGCCTCATCAATGCGCTGGCGCTGACCGGGCGTGACTTCAAAACGACCAGGCTCGTCTGCAACGGCGCGGGCGCTGCGGCAATCGCCTGTGTCGAGCTCATCAAGGCGATGGGTTTCAACGGGGAAAACGTCATTCTCTGCGACACCAAGGGCGTGATCTACAAGGGCCGCACCGATGGCATGAACCAGTGGAAGTCCGCACACGCGGTCGATACCGACCGCCGGACCCTGACCGAGGCACTGGAGGGCGCTGACGTTTTCTTCGGCCTTTCTGCAAAGGGCGCGCTTTCGACGGAGATGGTGCTTTCCATGGCGCCGAAACCGATCATCTTCGCCATGGCCAATCCGGATCCCGAAATCACGCCGGAGGAAGTCGCCCACATCCGCGACGACGCCATCGTCGCGACCGGCCGCTCTGACTACCCGAACCAGGTCAACAACGTTCTCGGCTTCCCCTATATCTTCCGCGGCGCACTCGACGTGCGCGCCTCGACGATCAACGACGCCATGAAGATCGCCGCGGCAGAGGCCCTTGCGAGCCTTGCAAAGGAAGACGTGCCGGACGACGTTGCCGCCGCCTACCAGGGCAACCGGCCGCGCTTCGGGCCACAATACATCATTCCCGTTCCCTTCGATCCGCGCCTCATCTCGGCGATCCCGATTGCCGTCGCGAAAGCGGCCATGGAAACAGGCGTCGCGCGCAAGCCGATAACCGATCTTTCCGACTATGCGCAGCAGCTTTCGGCGCGGCGCGACCCGATCGCCTCGACACTGCAGCGCATCTACGAGCGTGTCCGCCGCCAGCCGAAGCGCATCGTCTTTGCCGAAGGCGAGGAAGTGCAGATGATGCGCTCCGCGATCGCCTATGCCAACCAGGCACTCGGTACGGCAATCCTGCTTGGGCGCGAGGAGCAGATGCGCGAAACCGCCGAGCGGGAAGGCATCGACCTCAACCGCGCCGGCATCCAAATCGTCAACGCACGCCTCTCCAAGCGCGTCGGCGCCTATACCGATTTCCTCTACGCCCGGCTGCAGCGCAAGGGTTACCTTTTCCGCGACGTGCAGCGGCTGATCAACAACGACCGCAACCACTTCGCCGCCTGCATGGTGGCTCTCGGCGACGCCGACGGCATGGTGACAGGCCTGACGCGCAATTATTCGACGGCGCTCGAAGACGTGCGCCGCTGCATCGACGCCAAGCCCGGCCACCGCGTCATCGGCGTATCGATCGCGCTCTGCCGTGGCCGCACGGTGCTCGTCGCCGATACCGCCGTGCACGACATGCCGACGGCCGAGGAATTGGCCGACATCGCCGAGGAGGCCGCCGGACTTGCCAAGCGCCTTGGCTACGTGCCGCGCGTCGCGATGCTCGCCTATTCGACCTTTGGCCACCCCTCGGGCGAACGCTCCGAGAGGGTGCGCGAGGCGGTGAAAATCCTCGACAAGCGCCGCGTCGATTTCGAATACGACGGCGAAATGGCGGCGGACGTGGCGCTTAATCAGCGCGTGATGGAGCAATATCCGTTCTGCCGACTTTCCGGCACCGCAAACGTGCTGGTCATGCCGGCGTTCCACTCCGCCTCGATCTCGACCAAGATGCTCCAGGAACTCGGCGGTTCGACCGTCATCGGCCCGCTGCTCGTCGGCCTCGACAAGTCGGTGCAAATCGCATCCATGTCGGCCAAGGATTCGGATATCGTCAACATGGCGGCAATCGCCGCCTACAACGCCGGGACCTGACGAACAAGAAGCGGTGTATCGTTTCGAGACAGGCGCTGCACCGGCAGCAAACATTGCTTGGCGGAACGTACAGCAACGGAACACATATTCTCAATAAAACAAGAGCCCACCTCTCAGGAAAAGGAAGTGGGCTCAATACATTATGGCAGATCCATCGCATAGGTCATAAAAATGAGAGGAAATTGATTGCAATATACGCGCCCCCAGACGCATTGCGAATCTTTCCCTTTATTTTTTACATTCCTTCGTCATGAAATCCAGATCAACCATGGAAATACACTTCGTCCTTTCACCAAGGAAAGTCAAACACATCCTTAACAACTGGTTAATACTGAAGTCCGCCGCTCAGGATACGGTCGAAGCAAATCGCCCGGCGTCCGCGCCGTAGTAGTTGAGGTAGCGGCCGGAAATATTGCTGATCGGCAGCACGATCAGCACATCGGTCGTGCGGAAGGCGTGATCGACCACAGCGCCTTCGCCGACCATCGCACCGAGCCGCATGTAGCCTTTGATCAGCGGCGGAAGAGCAGAAAGCGCCTTCTTGGGATTGATCGCTTCCGAGGGCATCAGGTCCATGGTCCGATGAAGCTCCGGGCGGGCGGAAACCGCCCACTCCCCCTGAGCGAGAACATTGTGGTGCAGGAAGGAGAGCGCCAATGCATGCTCTTCAGGAACGACGCCCGGGAACGAGCCGCATCCGAACATGGCGTCGACGCCATGCTTCAGCGCGTAGGCCCAATTGCCCTGCCAGAGCAGTTCGACGGTGCGCTTCGTCCGATATTCCGGCAGCACGCAGGACCGGCCGAGTTCCATGAAGCGCTTGCCCGCATGGCGCTGAAGCAATTCGCCGATCGCAAACTCGGAAGCCGAGTAGAAGCCGCCGGCCCGCTCCGCATCCTCCTGCCGCAACAGCCGGTATGTGCCGACGATCTGGTCTTCCGTGTCGCCTTCGATCGATGTGTCGAGGACGAGCAGATGGTCGCAGATCGAATCCCAGCTGTCGACGTCGCGCTTGCGCCGCTCGGCATCGGGCCCTGCCTGCGCCTTCATCTCCTCGACGAAGACCTTGTAGCGTACCGCCTGTGCAGCATCGACCTCGGCAGCGGAGCGCGCAAGCCGCGTCTCGAGAGTGCCGATCCGCCCGAGAACCTCGGTTGCCGGGGTCGCAATCGTCTTGCGGATGCAAGGCTGTGAAGTGTCAACCACGTTCGCCGAATCCAGAAGTTCGATCGTCATCCCGTGTTATCCCGAATCGCTTGTGCCTGCCGGGCTTAAACCACGTTTCTGCAACAAGATAGTGACACGAAGGCGGCTTGCAAGCCCGGCACAACGGGGTTGGCCCGCGCGCCGGCCCCTGCAGCGGAGCACGACTTAATCAGACGCGCAGACGACGCTGTAGCGCTTTGAAGTGCTGCATGTTTTTGTCCTTAGATCGGCAACGATTTAAGGAAACAAGCAGCAGCTCTTCAGGCTTCGAGAAGGCGTGCAATTTCTGCCGTGAGGCGCCCTGGTTCCGTCGGCTTCGGCAATACCGAGTCCGCTCCGGCTGCGATCAGGAGTTCGTGCAGGTCTCCACGTGTATCGGACGTCAACACTATAACGGGCAAGCGGCGGCGGTAC from Sinorhizobium garamanticum harbors:
- the mutS gene encoding DNA mismatch repair protein MutS — translated: MNFVTDPSSRTGDVLSVSDLASEESRSTATPMMEQYIEIKANNPDSLLFYRMGDFYELFFQDAVEASRALGITLTKRGQHLGQEIPMCGVPVHAADDYLQKLIALGFRVAVCEQVEDPAEAKKRGSKSVVRRDVVRLVTPGTITEDKLLSPAESNYLMALARIRSGSEPAYALAWIDISTGIFRLAETADGRLLADILRIEPRELILPDTVFHDPELRPVFDVLGRVAVPQPSVLFDSATAEGRIARYYGVKTLDGFGSFSRAELAAASAAISYVEKTQLAERPALGIPERESVASTLFIDPATRANLELVKTLSGAREGTLLRALDRTVTSGGARLLAERLMSPLTDPDRINMRLDSIEVLADQQRFATDLRDALRRAPDMPRALSRLALGRGGPRDLGAIMAGLRAAATISALLSRGNLSTELTEAHAAIEALPEALLARLESMLAEELPLLKRDGGFVREGAHGELDEMRALRDQSRRVIAGLQLQYCDETGIKSLKIKHNNVLGYFIEVTAGNAGAMTDTDAGRARFIHRQTMANAMRFTTTELAELETKIANAADRALAIELEAFEAMVGEVVGHAEAIKAAALALATLDVSTGLAVLAEEQNYARPVVDRSRMFAIDGGRHPVVEQALRRQAANAFVANGCDLSPPEGYEGGAIWLLTGPNMGGKSTFLRQNALIAIMAQMGSFVPAAAAHVGIVDRLFSRVGASDDLARGRSTFMVEMVETAAILNQATDRSLVILDEIGRGTATFDGLSIAWAAVEHLHEVNRCRGLFATHFHELTVLSEKLGRLSNATMRVKEWDGDVIFLHEVGPGAADRSYGIQVARLAGLPASVVARAKDVLAKLEDADRKNPASQLIDDLPLFQVAIRREESARAGPSKVEEALKALNPDDMTPRDALDALYSLKKQLGAR
- a CDS encoding NADP-dependent malic enzyme, encoding MPATDKTDRTMTSVTAQEALDFHSQGRPGKLEISPTKSMATQRDLSLAYSPGVAVPVKAIAEDPATAYDYTTRGNMVAVISNGTAILGLGNLGALASKPVMEGKSVLFKRFADVDSIDLEVDTENVDEFVNCVRFLGPSFGGINLEDIRAPDCFIIEQRLREVMDIPVFHDDQHGTAIIAAAGLINALALTGRDFKTTRLVCNGAGAAAIACVELIKAMGFNGENVILCDTKGVIYKGRTDGMNQWKSAHAVDTDRRTLTEALEGADVFFGLSAKGALSTEMVLSMAPKPIIFAMANPDPEITPEEVAHIRDDAIVATGRSDYPNQVNNVLGFPYIFRGALDVRASTINDAMKIAAAEALASLAKEDVPDDVAAAYQGNRPRFGPQYIIPVPFDPRLISAIPIAVAKAAMETGVARKPITDLSDYAQQLSARRDPIASTLQRIYERVRRQPKRIVFAEGEEVQMMRSAIAYANQALGTAILLGREEQMRETAEREGIDLNRAGIQIVNARLSKRVGAYTDFLYARLQRKGYLFRDVQRLINNDRNHFAACMVALGDADGMVTGLTRNYSTALEDVRRCIDAKPGHRVIGVSIALCRGRTVLVADTAVHDMPTAEELADIAEEAAGLAKRLGYVPRVAMLAYSTFGHPSGERSERVREAVKILDKRRVDFEYDGEMAADVALNQRVMEQYPFCRLSGTANVLVMPAFHSASISTKMLQELGGSTVIGPLLVGLDKSVQIASMSAKDSDIVNMAAIAAYNAGT
- a CDS encoding GNAT family N-acetyltransferase, with protein sequence MTIELLDSANVVDTSQPCIRKTIATPATEVLGRIGTLETRLARSAAEVDAAQAVRYKVFVEEMKAQAGPDAERRKRDVDSWDSICDHLLVLDTSIEGDTEDQIVGTYRLLRQEDAERAGGFYSASEFAIGELLQRHAGKRFMELGRSCVLPEYRTKRTVELLWQGNWAYALKHGVDAMFGCGSFPGVVPEEHALALSFLHHNVLAQGEWAVSARPELHRTMDLMPSEAINPKKALSALPPLIKGYMRLGAMVGEGAVVDHAFRTTDVLIVLPISNISGRYLNYYGADAGRFASTVS